From Bufo gargarizans isolate SCDJY-AF-19 chromosome 10, ASM1485885v1, whole genome shotgun sequence, the proteins below share one genomic window:
- the LOC122920068 gene encoding uncharacterized mitochondrial protein AtMg00810-like: protein MYLLIYVDDPIIAHKNSDEIAKLTGILNKHFETKDLGEVTYYLGIDIQQEKGSFLLNQSAKMESILQQFNMTEAKGTSTPMDTAYPKLEGEDDLLTSNEQYRQAVGALLYIATTTRPDIAAAMSLLCRRVDKPRQRDWNAIKRVMRYLKQTKDLSLKLSARGDLNLMGYVDSDWAGDHSTRKSTSGYLLKLGNSPISWSSKKQMSVTLSSTEAEYISAAYASQEIVWLQQLLKDLGEATSEPTVLFEDNQACIKLTTNEKISARTKHIDVRHHCQKWD, encoded by the coding sequence ATGTACCTGCTAATTTATGTGGATGACCCGATCATTGCTCACAAAAACAGCGATGAAATTGCAAAGTTAACAGGAATACTCAATAAGCACTTTGAAACTAAAGACCTAGGTGAAGTGACATATTATCTTGGAATTGACATCCAGCAGGAGAAAGGAAGTTTCCTGTTAAACCAGAGTGCAAAAATGGAATCTATTCTTCAGCAATTCAATATGACAGAGGCCAAAGGAACAAGCACACCTATGGATACAGCCTATCCAAAGTTAGAAGGAGAAGATGATCTTCTCACATCTAATGAACAGTACAGACAAGCAGTGGGGGCACTTCTTTACATTGCAACCACTACACGTCCAGATATTGCAGCTGCCATGTCTCTTCTATGCAGGCGAGTTGATAAACCACGTCAAAGAGATTGGAATGCAATTAAAAGAGTTATGAGATATCTGAAACAGACAAAAGACTTAAGTTTGAAACTGTCAGCAAGAGGTGACTTAAACCTCATGGGATATGTGGACTCTGATTGGGCAGGTGACCACAGCACACGCAAATCCACAAGTGGTTACTTATTAAAATTAGGAAACAGTCCTATATCCTGGTCCAGCAAGAAACAGATGTCAGTGACATTGTCTTCTACAGAAGCTGAATACATATCTGCAGCTTATGCCAGTCAAGAAATTGTGTGGTTACAGCAATTACTCAAGGATCTTGGGGAAGCAACATCAGAACCTACCGTCTTATTTGAGGACAATCAGGCTTGCATTAAGCTTACAACAAATGAAAAGATTAGTGCAAGAACTAAGCACATCGACGTCAGACATCATTGTCAGAAATGGGACTGA